A single region of the Nicotiana sylvestris chromosome 6, ASM39365v2, whole genome shotgun sequence genome encodes:
- the LOC138872096 gene encoding bifunctional pinoresinol-lariciresinol reductase 2-like yields the protein MKKSKVLIVGGTGYLGKRLVKASLANGNETYILHRPEIGVDIEKVELLISFKMQGAHLVSASFNDHRSLVDAVKLVDVVICAISGVHIRSHHILLQLKLVDAIKEAGNIKRFLPSEFGTDPARMENGMEPGRVTFDDKMVVRKAIEEAPIPYTYVSANCFAGYFLGGLYQIGHILPSTDSVVFLGDGNQKAICVDEDDIATYTIKSIDDSRTLNKTVYLRPPKNILSQREVVHIWEKLIGKELKKSTLTKEEFLAPMKELEYAEQVGMCHYYHVCYEGCLVNFEIGEGGVEASKLYPEVNYTTAQDYLKRYAQVYKHHVL from the exons ATGAAAAAAAGCAAAGTGTTGATTGTAGGAGGAACAGGGTACCTTGGGAAGAGATTAGTGAAAGCTAGTTTAGCAAATGGTAATGAAACCTACATTTTGCATCGTCCAGAAATTGGAGTTGATATTGAGAAAGTTGAATTGCTTATTTCTTTTAAGATGCAAGGAGCTCATCTTGTTTCTGCTTCTTTTAACGATCATCGGAGCCTCGTCGACGCCGTTAAACTCGTCGATGTTGTCATCTGTGCAATCTCCGGCGTCCACATTCGTAGCCATCATATCTTACTTCAGCTCAAGCTTGTGGATGCCATCAAAGAAGCTGGAAATATCAag AGATTTTTGCCATCTGAGTTTGGAACGGATCCAGCAAGAATGGAAAATGGAATGGAGCCAGGTAGAGTGACATTTGATGATAAAATGGTGGTGAGAAAAGCCATAGAAGAAGCTCCCATTCCTTACACTTACGTCTCTGCTAACTGCTTTGCTGGTTACTTCCTCGGCGGTCTTTATCAAATTGGCCACATTCTTCCTTCTACTGATTCTGTTGTTTTTCTCGGAGATGGCAACCAGAAAG CAATTTGTGTGGACGAAGATGATATAGCAACATATACAATAAAGAGCATAGATGATTCAAGAACACTCAATAAGACAGTTTACCTTAGGCCTCCTAAAAACATACTTTCCCAAAGAGAGGTTGTTCATATTTGGGAAAAGCTCATTGGTAAGGAGCTTAAAAAATCAACTCTTACCAAAGAAGAATTTTTGGCTCCTATGAAGG AGCTTGAATATGCAGAACAAGTAGGAATGTGTCACTATTATCACGTTTGCTATGAAGGATGCCTTGTTAATTTTGAAATAGGAGAAGGAGGAGTAGAGGCATCCAAACTCTATCCAGAGGTTAACTACACTACAGCCCAAGACTACTTGAAGCGTTACGCCCAAGTCTATAAGCATCATGTGTTGTAA